One Cervus elaphus chromosome 27, mCerEla1.1, whole genome shotgun sequence genomic region harbors:
- the SEC11C gene encoding signal peptidase complex catalytic subunit SEC11C: MVRASTVGAHLPASGLDIFGDLRKMNKRQLYYQVLNFAMIVSSALMIWKGLIVLTGSESPIVVVLSGSMEPAFHRGDLLFLTNFREDPIRAGEIVVFKVEGRDIPIVHRVIKVHEKDNGDIKFLTKGDNNEVDDRGLYKEGQNWLEKKDVVGRARGFLPYVGMVTIIMNDYPKFKYALLAVMGAYVLLKRES; the protein is encoded by the exons ATGGTGCGCGCCAGCACCGTGGGGGCGCATCTCCCCGCGTCCGGCTTGGACATCTTCGGGGACCTGAGGAAGATGAACAAGCGCCAG CTCTACTACCAGGTCTTAAACTTCGCCATGATCGTGTCCTCTGCGCTCATGATCTGGAAAGGCCTGATTGTCCTCACCGGCAGTGAGAGCCCCATCGTGGTGGTGCTGAG CGGCAGCATGGAGCCAGCCTTTCACAGGGGCGACCTTCTGTTCCTAACGAATTTCCGGGAAGACCCCATTAGAGCTGGAGAAATTGTTGTTTTCAAAGTCGAAGGACGAGACATCCCAATAGTTCACAGAGTAATCAAAGTTCACGAAAA AGACAATGGAGACATCAAATTTCTGACTAAAGGAGATAATAATGAAGTTGATGATAGAGGCTTGTACAAAGAAGGCCAGAACTGGCTCGAGAAGAAGGACGTGGTCGGGCGCGCCCGAGG GTTTTTACCATATGTCGGTATGGTCACCATAATAATGAACGACTATCCAAAATTTAAG TATGCTCTTTTGGCTGTAATGGGTGCATATGTGTTATTGAAACGTGAATCCTGA